The nucleotide window ATCCGCCTTTGAGAGGTCGGCACGAAAGAGATTCGCATCCGAGAACTCGGCATTTAGGAGGTTCGTCCCCTGGAGGTCGGTGCCGCGGAGGTCCGCCCCCGAGAAGTTACTCTCTGAGAGATTTGCCTCCAAGAGATCTGCTTTCGGGAGATTCGCTCGTGAAAAGTCGGCGTACCGACACGCAGCTCCGTCTGGCAACGAATCTGACTCCAGTTCATCGCCGCTCGCGCCGTCAAGGACAACTACCGACTCGTTTCCCACGAGTTCATCGCCACCTCTAATGTCCCCCTCTGCGTGCCAGCCACAGCGACTTCGCCCGTCGATTGTCTGTCGCCAGCAGACCGCGCTCCGATTCCGTTCAACTACTTCCGACAACGTATCGGGCGCGAGCGGCCGCAATTGAACGTCCGCGGCCAACATCCCGAACCCACACCGCTCCTCTGGCACTTCACTCTGATCCTGCGCCACGCACTACTCACGCCCCAGAAAAACAAGAATCTACTCCACGGACAACTCACCCTGCCGCCACGCCCCGACGAACACCACGATGGCCCCAACAACAGCGAGCCCGACACCCATCATCCCACTCACGCCCCCAGCGAGATCTAGTACGTTCACCATCAGCCCGAGGCCCACGAGCCCGAACCCCACCCACCGCGGCACACCGTCTACACTGTCTACTACCATCGACTCCGGAATCGCACCGCCAGAACTTCGATCCACCGGCCCACCACACACCACGCCACACCCACACACGCCAACTTGACACCAGTCCAACCCCAGTAACAGCTATGAGCCAGACACCCCCGGAACGCTCGCCGGACCCGACCCAGATCGAAGACGACCCCAGAGCGCGTCGTGACGCCGCGATTCGCGCGTTGATCGACCGCGAGCCGAATCGCGCGGGCGACCTCTACACCCTCGCAGGGCGCGGGACACTCGCGGGACTGGAGGGTCGCGGTCGCGACTACGACACACTCGGCGCGGACGCCACCCGCGCGGGCTGGGGACTGGGCGCGTTCGTGCTCGCGGCGTTCTGTTACCGCGCCGCGGGTCGGAAGCCCCGCGCGACCACTCGCGCGACGGAGGGAATCGCCATCGCCACGGACTACCGCGACAGCGTCCTCCAGACCACCGCCGAGCAGGCCGCCGCCGAGGAGTACCGCGGCACCTTCGGCGTCGCCGGCGGGATCGACACCGGCGGCTTCGACCGCGCGGAGGAGCTGTACGGCGAGGTGGACACCGACGACCCGGTCTCCGTCGCCACCGACCCGTTCTTCGAGGGGCTCCGGACCGCGGTCGTCCAGACGAGTCGTCACACCCCCGCGCGGTTCGAGTGGGACGACATGCACGGCGGCGACGCGAGTGACGCCTCGTATCTGGCGGGCCGGCCGCGGTTCCTGAAGCGTCGTCTGCCGAAGGTGCTGGAGCACGTGATCGACGCCGGGCGTGTGGCCCCGCCGCGTGCGACGACGGAACACAACAACGCGAACTGGCGCTGTCCGGACTGCGGGCAGTCCGAAGCGCACTGGGTCGCCGACGAAGTGATCTGTCTCGACTGTGACGTTCGGATGGTGGAGAAGTAGTACCGTCTATACACTGTAGCTCCGGTTCGTTCTCCCCCGTGTCCGCTGTCTGACTGGTCTATCGCGGGACTGTGAACACGCTGAAAGCCCGGTGCCCCTCTCAGTCCCACCCTGCACTGCAGGCTCACACGTCCCCAGCCTCCTCGTTCGCTTCGCTCACTGCGTTCGGTCGCTCCGCTCGTCTTACGTCGGAGCAACCTCCGACGAGGTCTTGCTCGCTTCGCTCGCGAGACCCTCGCGCGCCGCTCGCGCCGGCACAGGGCCGGCGCTGCGCGCGCCCTCGGCTGTGTGACCAATCGGCGCAGTCAGAGATCCAGTGGAAAAGCGCCATCGGACCGTCGACTCTGTTTTGCTCCGTCTCGCTCCGTCTCGTTCCGTCAGAACCCCGAGTCCCGCCTCTCAGTGATCGTGCCCGGCGTGCGGGTCGCCGGGATTCGACACGCCGCCAGGTCCAGCCACACCGCCTGGGCCTTCGCCACCGTCCTCTAAGTTCCCGCCGTAGGTGACGTGACCGGCCGTCGACACCTCCCGGCGATTGACGAGCCCGGCGTTGTTGGCGACGTTCTCGGTGACGACCCGGAACGCGTCGGCCGTCTCGGAGTCTTCCTCCAACACGACCGGGCGGCCGTCGTCGCCGCCGGTCCGGACCCGTTTGTCCAGGGGCACCCCACCGAGGAACGGGAGGTCGTTGTCGGCGGCGAACGCCTCGCCCCCGCCGGCGCCGAACAGGTCGTGCGTGGAGCCACAGTCCGGACACTGGAACCCGGACATGTTCTCGGCGATGCCGAGCACGTTCGTGTCGTGTTTGCCGAACATCCGGAGACCCTTCCGGGCGTCGTCGACGGCCACCTCCTGGGGCGTGGTGACGATCACGGCACCGGTCAACGGCAGCGTCTGGAGGATGGTGAGCTGCGTGTCGCCGGTCCCTGGGGGGAGGTCGAGCACGAGGTAGTCCAGTTGCCCCCAGCGTACGTCCTCGACGAGCTGGGTGAGCAGCTTGTGGACCATCGGCCCACGCCAGATCACGGGGTCGTCCTCGCCGACGAGGAACGCCATCGAGATGAGCCGGACGCCGAACTTCTCCGGCGGGATGATCTCCTCGTCTGCGGTCGCCTTCGGCGCCTCGTCGGCGTCGATCATCCGCGGCACGTTCGGTCCGTACACGTCGGCGTCGAACAACCCCACCCGAGCGCCCAACTGCGACAACCCGGCCGCGAGGTTGACCGCGACCGTCGACTTCCCCACCCCGCCTTTGCCGGAGGCGACGGCGATCACGTTCTTCACGCCCGGCAACACCCGCTCGGAGTCGTCCAACGCGGTCGGCACGGACGCGGACAGGTCCACGTCGTAGTCGGGCCCCGACAGCGCCTCCCGGACGCGGCCGGCGATCTCCGTCTCCGTGGGCGCGTACGGCGCCCCCAGGGCCAACGACACCTGGATCACGCCCGCCTCGTCGTCCACCTCGACCGCGTTCACGAGTCCCAGCGACACCAGATCCTCGTTGAGACCCGGGTCCGTCACCCGGCTGAGCCGCTCGCGCACTGTCGTCTCGTCCATACCGACACACGGCCCCTCCCGCGAATAAGGATTACTCACTTCGGCCCACGAGCGGAACCCTCACCGCTCTCTCGGAGCGACTGTGTGTAACCTTGGAGAGTTACACAGCGTCGTCTCTCACCCCGCAGTTGAAGTGTGACGGTCGGATACACGGTGGTGTGCCGCTGGCAGACGACTTCGACCGGGAGGTGACGGGCGTGCGGGTGTCGCTCACCGACCGGTGTAACTTCGACTGTGTCTACTGTCACAACGAGGGGCTCGGCGACACTCGCGGACCGTCGGCGCCCCAGGACCACGAGATGGACGCCGACGACGTGGTCCAGTTCCTGGAGGTGGCCGCGGAGTTCGACGTGGACGCGGTGAAGTTCACCGGCGGCGAGCCGATGCTCCGGCAGGACCTGGCGGAGATTGTCCGACGCACCCCCGAGTCGATGGCGGTGTCGATGACGACGAACGGCACCTTCCTCCCCGGCCGGGCCGAAGAACTGGTCGACGCCGGCCTGGAGCGTGTGAACGTCTCACAGGACGCGCTCGACCCGGACGCGTTCGCGGCCGTCACGCAGTCGGGCGCCTACGACCGCGTGCTGGAGGGGGTGGAGGCCGCCTTGGACGCCGGGCTCGATCCGGTGAAGCTCAACATGGTCGTGTTCGAGCACACGAAAGGCTACGTGGAGGGGATGGTGGACCACGTCGCCGAGCGCGAGGGGCTCCGGCTCCAGCTGATCGAGTACATGCCGGAACTGACCGGACGGCCGGAGTGGAACGTCGACATCGACCGTGTCCACGGCTGGCTCGCCGACATCGCCGACCGCGTGGAGCGTCGGGAGATGCACGACCGCCGGCGCTACTGGGTGGACGGCGGGATGGTGGAGATCGTCGACCCGGTCGGCAACGAGTCGTTCTGTGCGGGCTGCGGCCGGGTCCGGGTGACCCACGAGGGGAAGCTGAAGGGGTGTCTCAACCGCAACGACGACCTCCGGTCGATGGGGGAGATGACGAAGCCGGAGATCCGCGAGACGTTCCGCGAGACGGTCGCCGAGCGGGTGCCGTACTACGGCGAGTACCTCGTCGAGACGGACGACGGCTGGGAGATGAACGATGAGTACGTCGAGTCGCCGGCTGTAGAGTGACGCGCGGCACCTGCCGAGTTCACCGGCGCCCACAGCGATAACTCCCTACGGCCCGAGTTCGGATCGTGCCCTGTCGCCACCTGGAGTACCGCGAGACGGACGGCGAGACGGAGTTCGAGACGGCCCGCGCCTACTGCACGGTCGCAGATCGGTTCGTCCAACCGATGCGGGCGGACATCTGCAACCAGCGCTACGACCTCACCCCCGCGGCCGACTGCGAGATCTACCGCGACCACGCCGGGATGGCGTGGGACGACCCACCCTCGACCGACCCCGCGGGCGACGAGTCGGACGGCGACTCGACCGGCGGTGCCGACGAGCCTGACGCTGGCGATTCGACCGGCGGCGGTGACGACCCGTGACCTACGACGACTACCTCGACGGCGAGCCAGTGATCGTCACGGCGGCGCTCACGGGCGGGGTGCAAGGGAGAGAGGCCCACCCGGAACTGCCGGAGACGCCAGCGGAGATCGCCGCGGCGGCGGCCGACTGCGAGGCGGCCGGGGCGAGCGTCGTCCACCTCCACGCCCGCCGCGACAACGGAGAGCGCGCCTTCTCGACCGAGCGGTTCCAGGCGGTGACCGACGCGGTTCGGGCCGCCACGGACGACGTGATCGTCCAACACTCCACCGGCGGCACCGCGGCGCCGCCGGCGCTGCGGGCGGAGCCGCTGCGGACGGACCCCCCGCCGGCGATGGCGAGTCTCGACGTCGGCCCGGTGAACCGCTACGACCGGCTCACGGCCGAGAACACTCGTGACACCGTCGCCGGCCTCCACGACGAGATGCGCGAACGCGGGATCGTCCCCGAACTTGAGGTGTTCAACGACGGCCACCTGAACGAGGCGCTGTCGATCCTGGACCGGTTCGACGACCCGCCGTACCTGAACCTGATCTTCGGGCCCGGGACGCTGTCGCCGCCACACCCTCGGCGGCTCCTGGCGGCCGTCGAACGCCTGCCCGACCGCGCGGAGTTCACCGTCCTCGGGTTCGGCCGCCACCAACTCCCGTTGACCACGCTGTCGATCCTGCTGGGCGGCCACGTCCGCGTCGGACTGGAAGACAACCTCTACTACCGCGAGGGGGAGTACGCCACGAACGACCGACTCGTCGCCCGGAGCGTCCGGCTCGCCGAGGAGCTGGGTCGGCCGGTCGCGTCGCCCGCGGAGGCGAGAGCGATTCTCGGCATCTCTCCGCGAGAGTGACCGCCAGACGGCGTAGACTCCGAAGGTTCGAAGCCAAAAGTATACCACTACAGACTCCGTAGTGTTGCTATGGCGAAGGCGACCGAGCAGGAGCGGCAGACGAGCGAGGACGGGCAGCCGTCGGTGTCCGTGCGCGACCTCCAGTTGACGTACGGCGACGGCACCGAGGCGATCGCGGGCGTGGACATGACAGTCCCGCAGGGGGAGTTCTTCGGCTTTCTCGGCCCGAACGGCGCGGGCAAGACGACGACGATCAAGGTGTTGGCGACGCTGCTGTCGCCCACCGCGGGCGAGGTGTCAGTCAACGGGTTCGACGTGACGGCGTCACCCCGTTCGGTTCGGGAGTCCATCGGCTACATGGCCCAGGAGACGAGCGTCGACGGCGAACTCACCGCAGAGGAGAACATTGCGTTCGCGTGTGAGGCGTACGGCGTCCCGCGGGGCGAGCGGGGCGAGCGGACGGCAGAGCTGTTGGATCTCGTCGACCTGGCGGACGTGGCCGACAAGCGGGCCGAGGAGTTCTCCGGCGGGATGAAGAAACGGCTGGACGCCGCGACCGCGCTCGTCCACCGCCCGCCGTTGGTGTTCTTAGACGAGCCGACCACCGGACTGGACCCGAAGGCGCGAAATCGGCTGTGGGAGTACTTCGAGCGGATCAACGACCGCGGGACGACGATCTTCCTCACGACACAGTACTTGGAGGAGGCGGACACGCTGTGTGACCGGCTGGCGGTGATCCGGGGCGGTCGAATCGTCGCCGAGGGGTCGCCCGCGGAGCTGAAGCGGCGCGTCGGCGGCGAGGTGTTGGACGTGACGGTGTCGGGCGACCGCGACCGGGCCGTCGAGATCGCCGGCGAGATGGACGTGTTCGCGGACGCGACCGTGACGGAGACGGAGACGGGCATCAGCGTCACGAGCGAGGTCGCCCGCGAACACGGGACGGACCTGCTCGTCAGGCTACGCGACGACGGCCTGACGGTGACGAGCTTCGAGATCAACGCTCCCACCTTGGACGACGTGTTCCTGGCGATCACCGACGACGACGACGACCGGGAGGTGGAACGGTGAGCACCCCCGGCGCGGAGGACACGACGGTCGTCGGCGAGCAGGAGGCCGTCGAACGGGCGGGCAACAGCTTCCTGGGTGACGCCTGGGTGAACTTCAAGCGCTGGAACCTGAAGGCGGTCCGCAATCCGTTCGTGTTGGTCGTGTCGTTGGTCCAGCCGATCATCTTCCTCGTCTTGTTCACGGAGGTGTTCGGCAACGTCGCCGGCCAGGCGGTCGCCCGCGGGATTCCGGGCGTGAGCTACGAGACGTACCTCGTGCCGGCCATCGCCATCCAGGTGGCGCTCGCGGCCGCGATCACCTCCGGAATCGGTCTCGTCAACGACATCGAGAACGGCATGTTCGAGAAGGTGCTCGTGTCGCCGATGAACCGGACGGCGATCTTCGTCGGCAAGACCGCCGCGGAGGTGTTCCGGATCGTGATCCAGATCGGGATCATCCTCGGACTCGGGGTCGCCCTGGGGGCCGAGATCGCCACCGGGATCGTCGGCGTCGTCGGGATTATCGCCGTCGGGGTCGTCTTCTCGTTCTGGTTCCTGGCGTTCTCGAACGCGCTGGCGATCCTCACCCGCGACCAGGAGTCGACGATCATCGGCGCGAATCTGCTCCAGTTCCCGCTCCTGTTCCTCTCGTCTGCGTTCCTGCCGTTGTCGGCGCTGCCGGGCTGGATCCAGACGTTCGCCCGGTTCAACCCCGTGACGTACGGCGTCGACGCCGCCCGCGCCCTGACGACGGACCGCGACGTGATGACCGTGATCGAGGTGACGGCGTTCGAGGGGGCCGCGAACACCGTCGTCCCCGGACTCGCCGTGTTGCTGGCGTTGGATGTCGTGTTAGGTGCCGTCGCGGTCGTCCTGTTGTCGCGGGCGTCCAGCTCCGACGTCCGCTGAGGCGCTCGCCAGGAGCGCGTCGAACCGGTCGCGGCTCGCGGCCGCGTACGACCGGTCGAAGGTGAACAGTTCGTGCGTGACCGTCCCGCTCCACCCGTCAGCGAGCGCCGCCGCGATCGGTTCGACGTCGATCCGCCCCATCCCGACCGGGAGGTGTTCGTCGTCTCCCGTCTGCCGGGTGTCCTGGAGGTGGACGTGATCGATCCGGTCGCCGTGGTCGGCCAGGAGTGCCGCCTGGTCGGCGCCGTCCAGCCCGGAGACGTAGGCGTGGCCGGTGTCGAGACACGCCGTCGCGTCCGTCTCCTCGAACAACGCCCGCAGGTCGCCCGCGTCGACGAAGGCCCCCTTCGCCGTCTCGGCGACGGGTTGGACGCCGACCCGGTCGCCGTAGGCGGCGAGCCGGTCGGCCGTCTCGCGGACCGCGTCCCACACCGGCTCGCGGTCCCACTTCTCCGGGTGCACCTCCGTCCCGAGGTGGTAGACGCCCCGCTCTGCACCGTACTCCGCGGCCGCGTCCAGGGCAGCCTCTAGCTCCGCGACCCCGGCCGCCCGGACGGACTCGTGTGGCGAACACGGATCGATCCGGACGGGGAAGTGGACGACCGCGTCCAACCCCCGGGCCGACAGCGCCTCCCGCACCCGGGCGGCGTCCGTCCGGTCGCGGGCGAACTGCCAGTCCATCGACAGCTCCAGGAAGTCGAACTCCTCGCGCTCCGCTAGCGCCAGACACGTCTCGAAGTCTACGCCGTTGGCGACCGAGAACCCCTGTCTGAGCGACACGGGGGCTCGCGTCGCCGGAGTCACTTGAACGACTGGGGCCGCTCTCACTCCCCGCGACGGTCCGGTACCCGAATCCGGACCGTGGTGCCGTCGTCCGTGTCGAACGAGAGGACGCCGTTGAGCTCGTCGACCCCCCAGCGGAGCTGCCACAGCCCCAGCCCCCGGCCGTGCTTCAGTTCCGTCTCCGTCCCGCGGTGGAGCGACTCTAGCTCCGCGTCCGGGATCCCCGGCCCGTCGTCGGCGATCTCCACGACGATCGCGTCGTCGTCACGGTGTCCCGTGACTGACACCTCGTTCGCGGCGTACTCGACGGCGTTGTCGAGCGCCGCCGCCACCGCCGCCCGGAAGGCGGCCCGGTCCGTGACGACCGACACCTCCGCCGGCACCGCCGTCTCGACGGTCACTCCCTCCCGGGGCGGGAGCCGTTCCAGCGTGTCCGCGACCAGCTCTGCGACCGCGACCGGCTCCGGGTCGAACGCCTGCGAGACGATCCGGTCGACGGCACGGGCCCGCTCACCCATCGAGTCGAGCTTGTCCGCGGCCGCGAGCACCTGGCGGGCGTGGTCCGCGACGGCGCCGTCGGCGTCCGTCAGCGTCTCTGCGTGGGCCTTCACCACGTCGAGGTGGTTGCGGAGGTTGTGCCGGAGGACACGGTTGAACACCTCCAGACGTTGTTCGCGGCGTTTCCGCTCGGTCACGTCGTCTGCGACGCCGACGTACCGCCGTTCCTCGTCGGACAGCGCGACCGTGTAGCCGGCCGCGGAGATCCACCGCAGCCCGCCGTCCGGCTGTCGCACCCGGAACTCGAAGTCGTGGCGGTTCCGCGAGCCGTCCGTGTCGACGTCTTCGCGGAGCTGGCGGAACTTCTCGCGGAACGTCTCGCGGTCTCGGGGGTCGATCCCGTCTACGAACGCCGTCGGGTCCTCGTACAGCTCCGCGATACTCCGTCCCCACACGTCCTCGTAGGCGGGGTTGACGTACGACAGCGCCGAGAAGTCCGGCTCCGCGAGGTAGATCACCTCGTCGATCCGGTCGACGATCAGCCGGAAGCGACGCTCGCTCTCTCTGACGGCTCGTTCCCGTTCGACCCGGGCGAGGGCGGTGGTGACGTGGTCCGCCAGCGCCTGGGCCAGCTCCAACACCGTCTCACCGACGCTGTGGTCCGCTCGACTGCCGGCGACCAACAGCCCGTGGTCGCCGAGCGGCAGAGTGACGGCCGTCTCGAACGCGCCTGTCGGCTCCGTCGCCGCCTGGACGGGCGACTCTCGTTGGAACAGGTCGTACTCGATCTCCCCGAGCTGGAACTCCGAGGGGGTGACCCCCTCCGTCGCGGCCGCCACCTCCGGCTCCTCGCCGGCGGTCTCGTGGAGCCAACAGGCCGCAGCCGGCAGCCCCGTCACCTCCGTCGCCGTCTCGACTGCTACCTCCGCCACCTCCGTCGGGGCCACGGCCGTCTGCATCTCCTCGCTGGCGCGAGCGAGCGCCTCGACGGCCTGCTCGCGGCGCCGCCGCTCCGTCACGTCCCGGTGGACGGAGATGGTCACCGTCCGGCCCTCGATCTCGGCGGCCGTCACCTTGATCTCCAGCCGCCGGCGCCGCCCGTCGCCCGTCTCCGCCACCCACTCGACCAGCTCCGAGCCGCCGCTCTCGGCGACACGTCTGTTGATCTCGCGGGACCGTTCCGGCGTGAACCCGTCGTCCGTGTCGCTCAACCCCGCGACCCCTTGCTCGCGGATCGCCGCGAGGCTGTCGTAGCCGACGAGATCGAGGTACGCCTGGTTGGCGTCGACGATCTCCAGCGTCTCCGGGTCCAGAATGGCGATCGCGTCCTGGACGCTCTCGAAGATCTGTTCGTACTCCCGGCGGCGACGCTTCCGTTCCGTCACGTCACGCTGGAGCGAGAACACCCGTCGTCGGCCGTCGACCCGTTCGGGAACGAGCGTCGCCTCCAGCCACACTGGCTCGCCGTCGGCCCGTTCGGCCCGCCACTCGACAGTGCGGGGCTCCCCCTCGGCGGCGACGGACTCGATCAGCTCCCACGCCCGCTCGGCCGTGTACCCCTCGTCGCCCGCCGACAGCCCCGCGATCCCCTGCTCGCGGATCGCCGCGAGACTGTCGTACCCCAGGGTCTCCAGGTAGCTCTGGTTCACGTCCACGAACCGGCGGTCCTCCGGGTCGAACACGTTGATCCCGTCGTTGACGATGTCGAACAGCCGCTCGTACCCTTCCGGGTACTCCGTGGCGGCCTCGGAGACGACCGACGCCAGCCGCTCGTGTGCGGTCGCCGGCGCCTCCACGAGCAGGGCACGCGGGAGCCACTCCCGGGCTAGCCCGGCCTCCACCGCCGCGACGCCTCGCTCACCCGGCGGGTCGGCGACCGCGACGACCGGTCCGTCGTCGGGGGCACCCTCGGCGTCGAGCCGAGCGGCGTCGACGAGCAGACAGTCGGCTGTCGCGGGCTCGGTCGGCGACACTGCAGAGCGCTCTCCCAGTGGTCCGAGAGAGACACCCACCGTCGCGACCGACAGCCGTCTCTTTTCGCCTCCTGCCATCGATTTCCCCTTGGGACTTTCGGCAAAAAGCTGTTGGCATTCGACCACGCTCTCGAGCGTGTAACTGCTCGACGCCGTCGAGCAGTTCCAGCCGGCGCTCACCCCCCGTCCGTGGGTGTCGTCGCCGGGCTCGTCGCGTCTGTCCCCGTCCGGTCGTCGCCGGCCTCGGCGTCGTCAAGGAACGACCGGGCGCGGTCGAGGCTGTCCGTGATCGCCTCCACCTGCTCCACCTGGCGGCGGTTGGCGGCCGCGATCTCGTCGATCTCCGTCGAGACGTCGTCGGCGGCCGTCGCCGCCTCCGTCACCATTCCCGCGATCTGTTCCGTGGAGGCCGCCTGGTCGTCCGTCGCGGCCGCGACCTCC belongs to Halobaculum sp. MBLA0143 and includes:
- a CDS encoding 3-keto-5-aminohexanoate cleavage protein, with amino-acid sequence MTYDDYLDGEPVIVTAALTGGVQGREAHPELPETPAEIAAAAADCEAAGASVVHLHARRDNGERAFSTERFQAVTDAVRAATDDVIVQHSTGGTAAPPALRAEPLRTDPPPAMASLDVGPVNRYDRLTAENTRDTVAGLHDEMRERGIVPELEVFNDGHLNEALSILDRFDDPPYLNLIFGPGTLSPPHPRRLLAAVERLPDRAEFTVLGFGRHQLPLTTLSILLGGHVRVGLEDNLYYREGEYATNDRLVARSVRLAEELGRPVASPAEARAILGISPRE
- a CDS encoding PAS domain S-box protein gives rise to the protein MAGGEKRRLSVATVGVSLGPLGERSAVSPTEPATADCLLVDAARLDAEGAPDDGPVVAVADPPGERGVAAVEAGLAREWLPRALLVEAPATAHERLASVVSEAATEYPEGYERLFDIVNDGINVFDPEDRRFVDVNQSYLETLGYDSLAAIREQGIAGLSAGDEGYTAERAWELIESVAAEGEPRTVEWRAERADGEPVWLEATLVPERVDGRRRVFSLQRDVTERKRRRREYEQIFESVQDAIAILDPETLEIVDANQAYLDLVGYDSLAAIREQGVAGLSDTDDGFTPERSREINRRVAESGGSELVEWVAETGDGRRRRLEIKVTAAEIEGRTVTISVHRDVTERRRREQAVEALARASEEMQTAVAPTEVAEVAVETATEVTGLPAAACWLHETAGEEPEVAAATEGVTPSEFQLGEIEYDLFQRESPVQAATEPTGAFETAVTLPLGDHGLLVAGSRADHSVGETVLELAQALADHVTTALARVERERAVRESERRFRLIVDRIDEVIYLAEPDFSALSYVNPAYEDVWGRSIAELYEDPTAFVDGIDPRDRETFREKFRQLREDVDTDGSRNRHDFEFRVRQPDGGLRWISAAGYTVALSDEERRYVGVADDVTERKRREQRLEVFNRVLRHNLRNHLDVVKAHAETLTDADGAVADHARQVLAAADKLDSMGERARAVDRIVSQAFDPEPVAVAELVADTLERLPPREGVTVETAVPAEVSVVTDRAAFRAAVAAALDNAVEYAANEVSVTGHRDDDAIVVEIADDGPGIPDAELESLHRGTETELKHGRGLGLWQLRWGVDELNGVLSFDTDDGTTVRIRVPDRRGE
- a CDS encoding sugar phosphate isomerase/epimerase family protein encodes the protein MSLRQGFSVANGVDFETCLALAEREEFDFLELSMDWQFARDRTDAARVREALSARGLDAVVHFPVRIDPCSPHESVRAAGVAELEAALDAAAEYGAERGVYHLGTEVHPEKWDREPVWDAVRETADRLAAYGDRVGVQPVAETAKGAFVDAGDLRALFEETDATACLDTGHAYVSGLDGADQAALLADHGDRIDHVHLQDTRQTGDDEHLPVGMGRIDVEPIAAALADGWSGTVTHELFTFDRSYAAASRDRFDALLASASADVGAGRPRQQDDRDGT
- the moaA gene encoding GTP 3',8-cyclase MoaA, which codes for MPLADDFDREVTGVRVSLTDRCNFDCVYCHNEGLGDTRGPSAPQDHEMDADDVVQFLEVAAEFDVDAVKFTGGEPMLRQDLAEIVRRTPESMAVSMTTNGTFLPGRAEELVDAGLERVNVSQDALDPDAFAAVTQSGAYDRVLEGVEAALDAGLDPVKLNMVVFEHTKGYVEGMVDHVAEREGLRLQLIEYMPELTGRPEWNVDIDRVHGWLADIADRVERREMHDRRRYWVDGGMVEIVDPVGNESFCAGCGRVRVTHEGKLKGCLNRNDDLRSMGEMTKPEIRETFRETVAERVPYYGEYLVETDDGWEMNDEYVESPAVE
- a CDS encoding ATP-binding cassette domain-containing protein, which produces MAKATEQERQTSEDGQPSVSVRDLQLTYGDGTEAIAGVDMTVPQGEFFGFLGPNGAGKTTTIKVLATLLSPTAGEVSVNGFDVTASPRSVRESIGYMAQETSVDGELTAEENIAFACEAYGVPRGERGERTAELLDLVDLADVADKRAEEFSGGMKKRLDAATALVHRPPLVFLDEPTTGLDPKARNRLWEYFERINDRGTTIFLTTQYLEEADTLCDRLAVIRGGRIVAEGSPAELKRRVGGEVLDVTVSGDRDRAVEIAGEMDVFADATVTETETGISVTSEVAREHGTDLLVRLRDDGLTVTSFEINAPTLDDVFLAITDDDDDREVER
- a CDS encoding ABC transporter permease — protein: MSTPGAEDTTVVGEQEAVERAGNSFLGDAWVNFKRWNLKAVRNPFVLVVSLVQPIIFLVLFTEVFGNVAGQAVARGIPGVSYETYLVPAIAIQVALAAAITSGIGLVNDIENGMFEKVLVSPMNRTAIFVGKTAAEVFRIVIQIGIILGLGVALGAEIATGIVGVVGIIAVGVVFSFWFLAFSNALAILTRDQESTIIGANLLQFPLLFLSSAFLPLSALPGWIQTFARFNPVTYGVDAARALTTDRDVMTVIEVTAFEGAANTVVPGLAVLLALDVVLGAVAVVLLSRASSSDVR